The Culex quinquefasciatus strain JHB chromosome 2, VPISU_Cqui_1.0_pri_paternal, whole genome shotgun sequence genome contains the following window.
AAATGGTCCTTCATCAGCGTTTGACAGTTCGCCGACACGTCCGTTCATTTTACATCGCGCGACGATTTGCATTTTCCGGGCACTGAGTCCTTTTCCTTTTTCCTCGTAATTTTTCGCTAATTAAGTGTGTGTTTTGTGGTGAATTAACtagcttttgttttgtttcaggaACTCCCCTTGTAATTGGTTAAGAAAATGGCAGATTTCGCCAAGCAATTGATGCTGTTCGTGATGGACGAAAAGTGTTACGCGAATTACTTCGTAGACTTTGACTTCTTCGATGGTAAGTTGCTATTTTTAACTCGATATCGGTATCTTTTAATGGGATTCTTTCTTTGCTCTCTTATCAGCCGACTGCATGAAGGCACTGATCAGCAAAGGTCTCGGATTCGGGATCATCGCCGGTTCGGTGCTGGTCAAAGTCCCTCAGATTACGAAAATCTTGAAGAACAAGTCGGGCCAGGGCATAAATCTGTTCAGCGTGTGCTTGGATCTGCTGGCCATTACGATCCACATGTCGTACAGCTTCGTGAGCGGGTTCCCGTTCAGTGCTTGGGGGGACACGTCCTTCCTGGCCCTTCAGACGGCCCTGATTGCCGTGCTGGTGCTGTTTTACGGTGGTTCTGCGTCGGGAGCGGTCGCATTCGGTGGTGTCTATTCGGCCATTGCGTACGTCCTCATGGGAGGGCTGACTCCGCTCAAGTACCTGCTCATTGCCCAGGGCCTTAACATTCCGATCCTGCTGCTGGGCAAGCTGTCCCAGGCGTACACCAACTACCGGAACGGCAGCACCGGCCAGCTATCGGCCGTCACGTGCTTTATGCTGTTGGCCGGAGCCCTCGCCCGGATCTTTACCTCCATCCAGGAGACGGGCGACCAGATGATGATCCTCACGTACGGCTGCTCGTCCTTTGCCAACGCCGTCATCGTGGCCCAGCTTCTGTACTACTGGAACGCGGACAAGGACAAGAAGGCGGCCGGAGCCGGAGGTGCCTCCAAGAAGGCCAAATCCAAGGCCAAGAAAACTGACTaaaccaaaaatttactaaaaaagaCAATGCTCATCACAAGATTATTCCAGTTTTGCGTAGTTAGTTAGTGAGAGCAGTACaaagaatttgagtttttttgtctCTCCCCGAGATTTGTCGTTGCGATAAGCTTGTAAAAGTTCGATTTCTTAGTTCTTTAGATGTCAATTACACACACTCAGACACTGAATAGCGATAAATTTTACTCATGGAAAGCTGTTTTCCAAACTAGCGCCAGAACGGCGGCAGAAAATGCAgctcttttttcaataaaatgcatTGAATAAACaagacagaaataaaaaaaatctccaaattaatTCCAAAAATCCGAAAATCCCAGATTTAATTGGCCAGAGAACGCGCTCTCGCACGCTTCTCGAACTCGGGAACGGCGATAAAGGTGGCCAATCGAACTGATAAGATAGTGGCAGGT
Protein-coding sequences here:
- the LOC6033110 gene encoding mannose-P-dolichol utilization defect 1 protein homolog, with translation MADFAKQLMLFVMDEKCYANYFVDFDFFDADCMKALISKGLGFGIIAGSVLVKVPQITKILKNKSGQGINLFSVCLDLLAITIHMSYSFVSGFPFSAWGDTSFLALQTALIAVLVLFYGGSASGAVAFGGVYSAIAYVLMGGLTPLKYLLIAQGLNIPILLLGKLSQAYTNYRNGSTGQLSAVTCFMLLAGALARIFTSIQETGDQMMILTYGCSSFANAVIVAQLLYYWNADKDKKAAGAGGASKKAKSKAKKTD